The proteins below are encoded in one region of Telopea speciosissima isolate NSW1024214 ecotype Mountain lineage chromosome 10, Tspe_v1, whole genome shotgun sequence:
- the LOC122642765 gene encoding cytokinin dehydrogenase 9-like — MIFLRCIGLLFLSCLAARINTFSNFPSIIPTTSNLEESIICSSLKTLNLDGHFSFDNLHDAARDFGYLSHSLPFAILRPETVSDIAITIKHIFHMGTSSMLTVAARGHGHSLQGQSQAHGGVVINMESLRKPELKVHAGELPFIDVSGGELLINILHESLKYGLAPKSWTDYLHLTIGGTLSNAGISGQAFRHGPQISNVYQLEVVTGKGEVMNCSEKQNADLFYSVLGGLGQFGIITRARITLEPAPKMVKWIRVLYSNFSIFSKDQEYLISAENTFDYIEGLVIINKTGLLNNWRSSFNPQDPVQASRFNSDGKTLYCLEMAKNFNPDENDIRNKEVDSLLSQLSYIPSTLFQTEVAYLDFLDRVHESEKKLRSKGLWEVPHPWLNLLIPRTKIHEFAEEVFGNILRDTSNGPILIYPLNKSKWDSRTSVVTPEEDIFYLVAFLSSAVPASKGTDGLEHILTQNKRILNFCETAHLGMKQYLPHYINQEEWQTHFGPHWEMFVQRKSVYDPLAILAPGQKIFQRQYRSHKSGLSYNQYLQKGSLQQITQNARVL; from the exons ATGATATTCCTCAGATGTATTGGGTTGTTGTTCTTGAGCTGTCTAGCAGCCAGAATAAACACATTCTCCAACTTCCCTTCCATCATCCCTACTACATCAAATTTGGAGGAGTCCATCATCTGTTCTTCACTGAAGACACTGAATCTTGACGgacatttttcttttgataatctTCACGATGCAGCCAGGGACTTCGGGTACCTGTCCcattccctcccatttgcaatcCTTCGTCCGGAGACAGTTTCAGATATTGCAATAACCATAAAGCATATCTTTCATATGGGTACCAGTTCAATGCTCACGGTTGCAGCTAGAGGCCACGGCCACTCACTTCAAGGCCAATCACAAGCCCATGGAGGAGTTGTCATCAACATGGAATCACTCCGGAAACCAGAACTGAAGGTTCATGCCGGGGAGCTCCCTTTCATAGATGTTTCTGGTGGTGAGTTGTTGATAAATATCCTGCATGAAAGCCTGAAATATGGACTTGCACCGAAATCTTGGACGGACTATCTCCATCTAACTATTGGTGGAACTCTGTCCAATGCTGGGATCAGTGGGCAAGCATTCCGGCACGGGCCACAGATCAGTAATGTCTACCAACTGGAGGTTGTCACAG GAAAAGGAGAAGTGATGAACTGTTCAGAGAAGCAAAATGCTGACCTCTTTTACAGTGTCCTTGGAGGACTGGGCCAATTTGGGATCATAACCCGTGCTAGAATCACTCTTGAACCAGCACCCAAGATG GTGAAATGGATAAGAGTTCTATACTCAAATTTCTCCATATTTTCCAAGGACCAGGAGTATCTAATATCTGCTGAGAATACCTTTGACTACATTGAAGGACTTGTGATCATAAACAAGACAGGTTTACTCAATAACTGGAGATCTTCCTTCAATCCTCAAGACCCAGTTCAAGCCAGCCGGTTCAACTCAGACGGTAAGACTCTCTATTGCCTAGAAATGGCCAAAAACTTCAACCCAGACGAAAATGACATCAGAAACAAG GAAGTGGATAGCCTTTTGTCTCAACTAAGCTATATTCCATCAACGCTTTTCCAAACAGAAGTCGCATACCTGGACTTCCTGGACAGAGTGCACGAATCTGAGAAAAAGCTGCGGTCGAAAGGCCTGTGGGAAGTTCCACACCCATGGCTCAATCTTCTAATTCCAAGAACCAAAATCCATGAATTTGCTGAAGAGGTCTTTGGAAACATTCTCAGAGATACTAGCAATGGTCCAATCCTCATTTACCCACTCAACAAATCCAA GTGGGACAGCAGGACTTCTGTAGTAACTCCAGAGGAAGATATTTTCTACCTAGTGGCATTCCTGTCCTCAGCAGTACCTGCTTCCAAAGGAACCGATGGTTTGGAACACATTTTAACCCAGAACAAAAGAATTCTAAACTTCTGTGAAACAGCCCACCTTGGGATGAAGCAGTATCTACCTCATTACATCAACCAGGAAGAGTGGCAAACCCACTTCGGACCTCATTGGGAAATGTTTGTGCAGCGAAAATCTGTGTATGACCCTTTGGCTATCCTTGCTCCTGGCCAGAAGATTTTTCAAAGGCAATACCGTTCTCATAAAAGTGGCCTTTCATATAACCAATACTTACAAAAAGGGTCATTACAGCAGATAACCCAGAATGCCAGGGTATTGTAA
- the LOC122642766 gene encoding uncharacterized protein LOC122642766, protein MEYDAVEHMQDGNEDSMTNGVAKSDNREMNVKDVPVKDSDTTEDTIEINRAGSNLGDDVEQVAASADMETPGEVNMEAFVTADDIIKAGGFGARDDISSLLPVAIDSTDFEASLRDARDYEEPQGEISRPGLGWTDAKVSDE, encoded by the coding sequence ATGGGAATGAAGACAGCATGACAAATGGGGTAGCAAAATCTGATAATCGAGAGATGAATGTGAAAGATGTTCCAGTGAAGGACTCAGATACTACAGAAGATACTATAGAGATTAACAGAGCAGGAAGCAATCTTGGGGATGATGTAGAACAAGTAGCTGCTTCAGCTGATATGGAGACGCCTGGAGAGGTCAACATGGAGGCTTTCGTAACAGCTGACGATATTATAAAAGCTGGTGGATTTGGTGCTAGAGATGATATAAGTAGTTTGCTTCCTGTTGCAATTGATTCTACTGACTTTGAAGCTTCTCTTCGTGATGCCCGAGACTATGAAGAACCACAGGGGGAAATCTCCAGGCCAGGTCTTGGATGGACTGATGCTAAAGTGTCAGATGAATGA